Proteins encoded within one genomic window of Nonomuraea gerenzanensis:
- a CDS encoding trypsin-like serine peptidase: MIPRARHFVAAALSSALLIVPAFTGIAHAASAAAVDSKVYAVPLAKTIAEVKRVADYWKPERLQKTDLSTPATPGSGAAASTTSSGAAAGPAAPVAAVKRTTAAAGVAPALPRKGTAANTMGKVFFRFGDKEYWCSASAVAAKNRSVVATAGHCAYDSRTAKPADYWIFVPNPGPNGSAPDGIYVGASISLHEDWSGKGDYDFDYAFVTVHRGFTWAAKDGAYVMQDIGRLQDNVGGLGLELNKKPGTYTVTAFGYPAGQQPDGTHPFDGKTLLKCRPGSTRYTVAPGRDLQKGVELTPCDFSPGASGGPWVIGYDDTRRLGSLAGVNSLTWNRDAKGRYDSVSAPYFDTTTGEVYRRAAGLTTLPNVT, translated from the coding sequence ATGATCCCCCGAGCCAGGCACTTCGTGGCCGCTGCCCTCAGCAGCGCGCTGCTGATCGTGCCTGCCTTCACGGGGATCGCCCACGCAGCCTCCGCCGCCGCGGTCGACAGCAAGGTGTACGCCGTCCCGCTGGCCAAGACCATCGCGGAGGTCAAGCGGGTCGCCGACTACTGGAAGCCCGAGCGCCTGCAGAAGACCGATCTGTCCACCCCCGCCACGCCCGGCTCCGGCGCCGCCGCCTCGACGACCTCGTCGGGCGCCGCCGCGGGCCCCGCCGCGCCCGTCGCAGCCGTCAAGCGCACGACCGCCGCGGCCGGCGTCGCCCCCGCGCTGCCCCGCAAGGGCACCGCCGCCAACACCATGGGCAAGGTCTTCTTCCGTTTCGGGGACAAGGAGTACTGGTGCTCCGCCAGCGCGGTCGCGGCCAAGAACCGCAGCGTGGTGGCCACCGCCGGGCACTGCGCCTACGACTCGCGCACGGCCAAGCCCGCCGACTACTGGATCTTCGTCCCGAACCCGGGCCCCAACGGGAGCGCTCCCGACGGCATCTACGTCGGCGCCTCGATCAGCCTGCACGAGGACTGGTCGGGCAAGGGCGACTACGACTTCGACTACGCGTTCGTCACCGTGCACCGCGGCTTCACCTGGGCCGCCAAGGACGGCGCGTACGTCATGCAGGACATCGGCCGCCTCCAGGACAACGTGGGCGGGCTCGGCCTGGAGCTCAACAAGAAGCCCGGCACGTACACCGTCACAGCGTTCGGCTACCCGGCGGGCCAGCAGCCCGACGGGACGCACCCGTTCGACGGCAAGACCCTGCTGAAGTGCCGGCCCGGCAGCACTCGCTACACCGTCGCCCCCGGCCGGGACCTGCAGAAGGGCGTCGAGCTGACGCCGTGCGACTTCAGCCCGGGCGCCAGCGGCGGCCCCTGGGTGATCGGCTACGACGACACCCGCAGGCTCGGCAGCCTGGCCGGCGTCAACAGCCTGACCTGGAACAGGGACGCCAAGGGCCGCTACGACTCGGTGTCGGCGCCCTACTTCGACACCACCACCGGTGAGGTGTACCGACGCGCCGCCGGGCTCACCACCCTGCCAAATGTGACCTAA
- a CDS encoding trypsin-like serine peptidase → MYSRARRIAIPLAGLVAIGLAAGMVSGSAATATTAPSDVVSKNSATPAEQAVQFWTPDRVKLATDHNDGLALSTKGVKGSNDAPDGPAGSVPPIGAEKTTAKKSKHVNLPNTVGRVFFTLPKADPRDPRNWRYCSASSVQSKYRNLVATSAHCVYDTKKNTFYDNWIFIPSYWDGDKVWNGKAPYGIYAAKTFNAHDDFVVKEDYDYDYAFVNVFNGIKVNWEKVDNRWKWTVKNVGRLGDNVGGQGFTWNRSTKLNVFSFGYPAGEHPDGDKPYTGRTMKYCYGKTKAMPEAKKYNLQEHIGFKCSFTAGASGGPFIYNYKSASRTGYLVGVNSVAWDTDGNDRYDHISSPYFNTDTYKVYKAAANRWTGNWR, encoded by the coding sequence ATGTATTCCCGAGCAAGGCGCATCGCGATCCCCCTCGCCGGCCTCGTGGCCATCGGGCTGGCGGCGGGAATGGTCAGCGGATCCGCGGCGACCGCGACGACCGCACCCTCGGACGTCGTCTCCAAGAACTCGGCCACCCCGGCGGAACAGGCCGTCCAGTTCTGGACGCCGGACCGCGTCAAGCTGGCCACCGACCACAATGACGGCCTCGCCCTGTCCACCAAGGGTGTCAAGGGCAGCAACGACGCCCCCGACGGGCCGGCCGGCTCGGTCCCGCCGATCGGTGCCGAGAAGACCACGGCCAAGAAGAGCAAGCACGTCAACCTGCCGAACACGGTCGGCCGCGTCTTCTTCACGCTGCCCAAGGCCGACCCCCGCGACCCGCGGAACTGGCGCTACTGCTCGGCCAGCTCCGTGCAGAGCAAGTACCGCAACCTCGTGGCGACCTCCGCCCACTGCGTGTACGACACCAAGAAGAACACCTTCTACGACAACTGGATCTTCATCCCGTCCTACTGGGACGGCGACAAGGTCTGGAACGGCAAGGCTCCCTACGGCATCTACGCCGCCAAGACGTTCAACGCGCACGACGACTTCGTCGTGAAGGAGGACTACGACTACGACTACGCGTTCGTCAACGTCTTCAACGGCATCAAGGTCAACTGGGAGAAGGTCGACAACCGCTGGAAGTGGACCGTCAAGAACGTCGGCCGCCTCGGCGACAACGTCGGCGGCCAGGGCTTCACCTGGAACCGGAGCACCAAGCTGAACGTGTTCTCGTTCGGCTACCCCGCCGGTGAGCACCCCGACGGCGACAAGCCGTACACCGGCCGCACGATGAAGTACTGCTACGGCAAGACCAAGGCGATGCCCGAGGCCAAGAAGTACAACCTGCAGGAGCACATCGGCTTCAAGTGCTCCTTCACCGCCGGCGCGAGCGGCGGGCCGTTCATCTACAACTACAAGAGCGCGTCGCGCACCGGCTACCTGGTCGGCGTCAACAGCGTCGCGTGGGACACGGACGGCAACGACCGCTACGACCACATCTCCTCGCCGTACTTCAACACCGACACCTACAAGGTCTACAAGGCCGCCGCCAACCGCTGGACCGGCAACTGGCGGTGA
- a CDS encoding acetyl-CoA synthetase has translation MDPRTPCLIGLAQRTIREQPGPEPLDLWESVAREAASDARLPVGRLDSIQLVWTDSWQYDAPVGRLAERLGATPRHQVYSKVGGTAPQLLIGAAAASIAAGELDCALVAGAEALATRRAHRKAGEHVPWSHAADPKPPYGWERPPHPSALAHGLFLPVHTYPIMETARRAAAGLTIEEEMRERARIMAPMTEVAAANPYAWRRTARTPDELGDRFVGWPYTRDTVAVLEVDQAAAVILASSELADRLGVPPDRRVYLRGWAYAEDTWEVATRPALGSSPAIAQAAEAAFERAGLGLEEMHALDLYSCFAIALRQACDAIGLDPLDPRGLTVTGGLPYAGGPASDYVLHSTATMAGLLRAQSGHGLVTGVGMHLTKHTYAVWSSEPGGRLGDAGPVHVGKEVALLSSYEGVGVVAGYTVAHGRDGVAEKGFLVVDVPGGRAYAVVEEPGLLVEAKGRELVGEEVRVSSDGKLNVAVW, from the coding sequence ATGGACCCTCGCACCCCCTGTCTCATCGGTCTCGCACAACGCACGATTCGCGAGCAGCCCGGGCCCGAGCCGCTCGACCTCTGGGAGTCCGTGGCGCGGGAGGCCGCCAGCGACGCGCGGCTGCCCGTCGGACGGCTCGACTCGATCCAGCTCGTCTGGACCGACTCCTGGCAGTACGACGCGCCCGTCGGCCGCCTGGCAGAGCGCCTCGGCGCCACGCCGCGCCACCAGGTCTACTCCAAGGTCGGCGGTACGGCTCCGCAGCTGCTCATCGGTGCCGCGGCGGCCTCGATCGCGGCGGGCGAGCTGGACTGCGCCCTGGTCGCCGGGGCCGAGGCGCTCGCCACGCGCAGGGCGCACCGGAAGGCGGGCGAGCACGTGCCGTGGAGCCACGCCGCCGATCCCAAGCCCCCGTACGGATGGGAGCGGCCGCCGCACCCGTCGGCGCTCGCGCACGGGCTGTTCCTGCCGGTGCACACCTATCCGATCATGGAGACCGCGCGGCGGGCGGCGGCCGGGCTCACGATCGAGGAGGAGATGCGCGAGCGGGCCCGCATCATGGCGCCGATGACCGAGGTCGCCGCCGCGAACCCGTACGCCTGGCGCCGCACCGCCCGCACCCCCGACGAGCTCGGCGACCGCTTCGTCGGCTGGCCCTACACCAGGGACACGGTGGCCGTGCTGGAGGTGGACCAGGCCGCCGCCGTCATCCTGGCCAGCTCGGAGCTGGCCGACCGGCTGGGGGTGCCACCGGACCGGCGGGTGTACCTGCGCGGGTGGGCGTACGCGGAGGACACCTGGGAGGTGGCGACGCGGCCCGCGCTCGGCTCCTCGCCCGCCATCGCCCAGGCCGCCGAGGCCGCCTTCGAGCGGGCGGGGCTGGGGCTGGAGGAGATGCACGCGCTGGACCTCTACAGCTGCTTCGCGATCGCGCTGCGGCAGGCGTGCGACGCGATCGGGCTCGACCCGCTGGACCCGCGCGGGCTGACCGTGACCGGCGGGCTGCCGTACGCGGGCGGGCCGGCCAGCGACTACGTGCTGCACTCGACGGCGACGATGGCGGGGCTGCTGCGGGCGCAGTCGGGGCACGGGCTGGTGACCGGGGTGGGGATGCATCTGACGAAGCACACGTACGCGGTGTGGTCGAGCGAGCCAGGGGGGCGGCTGGGGGATGCGGGGCCGGTGCATGTGGGCAAGGAGGTCGCGCTCTTGAGCTCGTACGAAGGGGTGGGGGTGGTGGCGGGGTACACGGTGGCGCACGGGCGGGACGGTGTGGCCGAGAAGGGGTTCCTGGTCGTGGATGTGCCGGGGGGCCGGGCTTATGCGGTGGTGGAGGAGCCGGGGTTGCTGGTGGAGGCGAAGGGGCGGGAACTGGTGGGGGAGGAGGTGCGGGTGTCCAGTGATGGCAAGCTCAATGTGGCCGTCTGGTGA